DNA from Gouania willdenowi chromosome 15, fGouWil2.1, whole genome shotgun sequence:
gtgcagccctacttcAGGTGGCATTCAAAGTCACTTTTTAAAGTATTAGGTTGAAAAAAATCCAGAGTTCTGAGTTGCTTGAAATGCAGCATTAGATCACGTTTTAGATCTCGCAAGATTTCTGTGTTGGAGGAAGATCAGTGGTGACACAGAACGGTTGTGTGTGGCGTGCTGAGATTATCGGAGCACACAATCAAAACTGTTCTatgcctgatttttttttttttttaccttgtctgcacatgctgtcgaaggttaacactacaagaagtgcaatcttttgacagcaatgcatattttattattgcaattaaataaatttatttatttcattgcataattgtgaccgtcaccagccctccctagggaagggtaagaaatactttattaaagggaggatgtaaaaaagagagggcagtgttacaccaaggtgaggggttggaggggggtggggaagttaacagggaagagggatacaagataggatatggaatgggtggggagtagttttaagtgatgcgatgtgaaattgtggttgtgtatattgtgtttattgttgtgttgtcaagccagtttggtgaccagtgtgtggtttaggaataatggtggtggctgtgaacagaggaagaggtgagtggaaattccataaaacaggtatttgggaacaacgtgtctaaggttgagcccagtatgagtgttatcccacagcccaaggccagtgcatccatgacaaatgtatttccaagtaccgccactgcaaaacccaagagccgcccctgggcccgaagaagcagtcaggccagcagcaagagcaggcagcctaagggcccccggcgaccaccccacggccaagcagtcccccgaacgcccccaagatcccaagccgagaggcagccatcgcccccccatacataTGGGCCTGATTTTTAATCCTTATGTGTGGGGTCTATCTCCAACCATGCTGCGCGGTATGACGGATCGTCAATGAAGCCGAGGTTTTTAAAGAGTTTGTAGGACAGTTTGTTGTCCTCTTCTATGAAGCAGTACGCTGGGTAGCCCTCGCTGGCCAGTTTCTTGGCCATGGTGGTGATGACCACTTTAGCATAGCCTCTCCCTCTGTACTCTGGGAGAGTGTACAATATACCCATGGCACAGTAGTCGTACATCAGGATCCAGGACACTGGCTGATCCTGTTCATCCAAGATACAGCATGAGGGAAAGTTGATGATGAGGTTTTCAATGGTGTTATAACCAAGCTGGTTCCCTCCGAATTTCCAAGTTTTATTCACCAAGTCAACGTGGGTATGGTTCAGAGAAGAAACCCTTGATTCAAGGCGTCTGGAGatggaaaatgaaacaaacaaacaacattaGATTCAAAATCTGCTCTTCAAAAGAACTACAATCTGGTAATACCTGTCAACTTCTGGAGTGACAAGACCACTGACATCTGGCAAAAAAAGAAGATGCACCAAAGTAAAATATCTGCTGTTGAGTTCTCGGATGGAAGACACTTCCTTAATTAAGGGAACGTAGGAAGTGTCTAAAGCTGAAAGACAGGACAACAcacaagttactttttgtcctttaaaaaaactaaGGCCAAGTACAAAATatgacatttataaatataaaatcatatttttagaATTAAAGTTGAGATGATTTGATCTTTGGTACAGGATGTGTCACCATAAAACATCTGCTTCAAGATCCAATGTGATGTTTGGCCACAGATATTCTTCTGCTGCATTGCTTTGgttaaaacaagttaaaaatggTTTAAACCCACATGCAAATCTGTGGCAAAATGATAGATTAACACAAACGAGATGTTTAAGGAAACAAGTACGTTTATTCAAGACCGGCATTTCTTTAAAACAGTCTACATATAATACATACAGtgtacatttctacattttATACCTTTTGACTCAAAAGAGACTTTATTGTTATGAACATTTTGAAGGTATTTAGTCATTCCCTGATGTTTTAATACAGTGTCCTTACTCCTATTGGCTAAAGTACACACTTTGGCCAATAGGAGTTGTCGTTGGCACACGAACCCTCAACAAAGGAAGCAATGCTGGAAAACCTCAGTGTTTCAGGAACCTTCATCAGGCCTGAAAGAGAGGAAATAGTGATCGTCTAGTTCTTTTAGGTTTAAGACAGCATACTGAATGGGGTGCTAATCAGGGCACAGGAATGAAGAGATGAGACGTCCTCTCTCTTTAACTGGGATGTGTTCCAGCTGTATTTTATTCCAATTAACAGCAGATTAAATGCTAGTTGTTGGAGTAGTTCTAATATTGTATAGTCTGTAACaaacatgagaaaaataaacaattatatgTAAAGCAAATACAAAGCTGATATAAGTAACATTCTGTTACATCAACATCAAAAAAAGAGGCTCAATTACTCCAAATTATCTCTAATTTATaaacaaaggggaaaaaagtgaCCCACATTCACTCTTCTGTATAAATGAAGCTCCACATTTAAACTGAATCAATGTGCAAGGTAACAGCACCCTCTCCTGGCCAAAAATATTATTGAACAGATTTCCCCCAGTAGTTATAACAGCAACGTGAACTCCGACACGGTAAACGGTGTTACATAAGTGGGTTAGCATGACATCATCATAGCTGTTAGCCTATACACTTACTAACATAGCATGaacttaaaacataaatggtgaCTTACTTTCTGGTCATGGACTATAGACAAACTGGAGCACACAGGAACAGGAGTAAGAACTGCACACAACTCGGAAGAACGTTTTAAAGAGAACTAGTTAAACATCCGAATCAGGCTCGTACTTGGACGACTGCCCAAACTAAACTACTGGTCACGTGCACACTGCTCACTGAAACCGAGTGTCTCTTAAAGAGGCAGGCACTTAAATCAGAGCCTTTTAAAAAAGGCCATTgcacaagtgttttttttttttgttcttttggttTTTGTTAAAATATCACCGCCTGACCAAGCCTTTCTCCAATGAGGTTATTTTCAACTCCAGCTAATAACTGGATATTACTGGCTATGTAAATCCTCACCTACTATGTGTGGGTAAGTGATAATGCACTCATACAGAGGTGGCCAACTGTTATAGATAGTCAGGCCTAAAACATGAGACTACCTGAACCGAGGGCCActttgtcagcatttagaaaaatggttaacactttacttgcaGTTTTCTacttaaggctgacattacactgtcattattaggacacctgtcattagcattaataaggtgtcattaaggctgtcattacagtatgtcgtttgttaccctaacccttcgttaccctaaccccactagatccctccacctaaccccatAAATTCCATtttagctccaaaggtgtcataatttctaaaaaataatgtattttattctgatttattgtatttttgttgttttgtgtgtttttggtataattttgtggtcttttttaaattacttttctctcattttgtgtgtttttgttgttgtcctgtctatttttgttgctaTGTGTTATtgaactcattttgtgtatttttgtagtcattttgtgactCTGGATTCATATTTGTGTAGATTTGctgcaattttgtgtttttggagtcatttttgtgtatatttgctgtcgtttttgtgtgttgttgcatCATTATGGGCCTGTACTACTACATTATCTCACTAACTTCCAGACATTTATTCCatgtgtgctgtactatgacACTGGATAACTTTTTCCCCcggggtaaatcaccatggtaacttacgcTGAACGGCTCGGCTAACCTGGTCGCGACCAAGTGAAGTGCTcggataagatctgagcgagtataaaagcaccgcctactgaccaatcagttctctttgaAAGTGACCTGCCTAAGAATGGGCGGGTCATTCTCTGCACACGTGGCTGGGTGGATCTTGATCTGACAGcagatgcaatcctttcattaaCTCCATGACATGCTATAGGAAAGGTATAGTTTTTCTCCTGATGGATGGACCAACAtgagtcagctgatgaagcctgcgTGTGTCGGACGCTCTCTGAACAATAACTTAATTCATATACAGTACACAGTCAAACTCAGTCCTGTAAGGTAATACAGGCTGTATAAAATccaaatattgtccaccttatgatgtagactGAGCTGTTTGAacacagcatcagagccacagactgcATCCAAATGAGGCGGATACATGCTtttgctgcagcaacagtgtttgTGGTCTGAATTATGGGTTTTAATTGTTCATATTCTTAAAGAAGAATCACTCATTTAtgacgtaagttgctctgcACGGTTCCTACAGCTGCTCTGAATGTTTGGTGAAGTGAAGCCAGCTAATAAAGAGTtattttcgttgtcatttttgttgtttagtgtatttttctgcaagtttgtataattttctcaagtaattttgtgcatttactttggggtctgcacaaaaaattagagcgagggccacatgtggcccctgagccgcCATTTGCTCACGTCTGCACTAATGCGTTGTGTATGAGGTCATGGACGGGTAAAGAGGTGGTGCTGGGAGGAAGCTCCTCCCTAAGTCTTAGTGAAGGCTCCTGATTGGATAACAAATCAAACACGGTCAACTTGTATAACTTTTTACAGATCTTTTAGGTCAAAAGAGGAAGTTAAATCCATAGATAGCTTTAAGATAACACAACTCAgcacagaaagaaaaacacaatgttcCAGGGAGACCTTAAATACAcccatttaaatgttaaaaatgtccTTTTATGTTGTTAAATCTGCATTAACTCAAGTGATCATTTTTACCCAGAACACATGGGCTCTTGATTGAAAATCTGGTTcatattttacagtttaaatcttatattttgcatttaaaataatgtgcgAGACATGTTAATCACCTgcaaacatgaacaaagtgcTCCAGTCCACTGAATTCTCCTCTGTCAGCACTTTCTTTAAAGCCTCCTGATCCAAGCAGAAACAGGAAACTTTTTTCATGAACCTCAGGACGTTCTTGTTCTGCAAATCCAGGGAAATGTTTATCAGTCAAGAGATCACAgagtaatttattattattttttaataaagaaaaattatAAACTTACCTTTGGGTCTGGTCTGCAGAGGATGACTTTAAAATCAGGCCAAGTATCAACGACCACCTGCAGCGTGTTTGGTTTGTTTCTGTTTATGCAATGAAGGAGACCATAGACCTAAAAAGCACATCATGTTTAGTTTGTGGCTCGTTGCAGTTGTAtatcccgtgtgtgtgtgtgtgtgtgtgtgtggcccccaaagtaaatgcacaaaatgatgctAAATCtcaaaaaatgagagaaatacacagaattgttccagaaacacacaagaaaataacagaaaactgtacaaaatacacagaagtgACTGCaaagaaattacaaaaatacacaaatgaatgacagaaaaatatgcaaaacaacaacaaaaaaaacagctcaaacacacaacatcgctaaaaaaaaatacgaaACGGCAACATGgcttaaaaaaatcacacaaaatgtccagaaagacacaaaattatgaaaaaatacagaaaatgtctaataaaagcaaacaaaattaattaaaaaaaacaaaccccacACAATGATTCCaatagcacacaaaacaaccacaaaatgacaagaaaaacacacaacccctttgtttgtttactggtttactgctcagattggtttttattctaaatgctgatatgaatgttaaTAACGTCACCCTCAGATAAAAGTTGTCTGTCTCTGATCGACACAATTCACTAAAGCTGTGTTTAAAATCTaatttaggtgtgtgtgtgtgtgtgtgtgtgtgtgtgtgtgtgtgtgtgtgtgtgtgtgtgtgtgtgtacctggtaGCTCTTCGGTAAGTGTGTCAGCAGCGCAGCCTCTGCAAACTGCAGCTCGTCTCTGTTCAGAAGCTTCATGTTTCCTTATTCTTCCTTTAATCTTAAACAGCTGTCATCAAATGACGACTACTCTGTCttcataatgtttttttctttttttctttttttcctttcacaCGAATTCCGGTCCGgtctgtgtttttcaaaataaaagctcagatTTTCCTTGATATTTGCAAGCCTAAAACGTTTTTACCCCTACAATCAAAGTGTGAtcatacgttttttttttgtttttttttacatgtttataaaggtttttttttgtttttttttaaaatcatattagctgctgttttaatttttttttggatcactACATGTTTGTACAAACATGAtgttatattgtacgaacaatatacttatattgtacaaacatattATATTGTATCAACAATATAGTTATATTATACAAACCctataatatcatgtttgtacaatataattatattgttcgtacaatatattaacatgtttgtacaatatatatatatatataaattttttgTACAACATACTATCATGTTTTGACAATATAATGATATGGTTCATACAATATAGTgatccaaaatatattttcctctGTGGCAGCTCTACGCTTGTGTATTAAATAGATTATACTCCTATTCAGTAAATATTGATTGTTCTCTCGTACACTCGCAGTCCCTACATTGGTTGTTTCTTTAATCCTTATCTATGTGACCATGATTCCAAAGTTCATTTGGctagggctaaaactctggaaaacaggcgagtttgggagagtaaacctcaaatactatgttacTGTGGTTCTTGGAACACATGGTgatgggtgaaaaaaagcatattactggacctttaatggGACTTTGATCTGTGCTACTTTGAACTACACAGTTCTGCAATCATCAACAAACCTCATTCAGACAAATACTGATTAAAGAAAGCACAGAAATGATGGAACAATGACCAGAGAGAACTTACAAGTATTAGTGACattcatttttctaattttaagGGACAGATATCCAAAAACTAAACGTTAGGATGATTTACATTATGATTTGTGTCGACCATGTCCGTGTGTGGAGATACCATATCATGTACTAATggtatataaaataaactttcaAAAGTAACATCACGGTTTGCTTGTAAGtattcatccatccacacattctctgacccgcttgttcctgttttcagggtcgtgaaaataaaataatcaattttgCAAAAGAATGATCATGTTTTCTGCCTTTGATCTTGTTTGATTGATGATATGATggcataaaaaacaatattggaCAGTATTTGAATGTTTGTATCTCCATTATTCCTGGAACTTCTACTTCTTGCTTATTGGTCCTACTGTGATAGAtaatatatgaataaagaaaTTGTTCAATCAAAAGACTTGACCCTCAAGCTGGCCAGCTTTGATGAGGGTGTGTAGTGTTAAAAAGGCCAAACACCCCCTTATTCAAATCAACACTACTGGTGATGATGTGCCCCAAAATTGACATCCTACGTCCCAATTCTTCAGTCTACTCTGACTAATCTTCATCTAGTTCATTTGTAGTCCTTAGAACATTCATCTGCATCAGAAATATCTCTAGGAATGTAAATAAACACATCAAGAGAATCCATTTATTAAGAAGTTTATTAAACAAGCATAATTAACACAAATGAATGAAACTTCTCCATGTAGGTATTAACTTTATTAACGTTTTGATCGACAGCTACTATTTATTGTTCAGGTAAATATGAAGACAAGCTCAGGTAAGAAAGTaaacattgtatttttaaagttaatctATGAGGAAAATTATTCTCAGTGAGATTGAAGCTTAGAAAGCAAATGACTCCAGGTGTGAGGACTTTCCACGCCGCTGTTGTTCTAGCATTTCTCCTCCAGCACTTTGTTAAACTTTTCCCATGGTTTGCTCCAGATAGTGAATGTGCACTGGTAGgactgaaagaaaaataataatacagacattaattaatatttaagtacatttttattaattaaacacATTGAAATATAGTGCTAATAGTATATGTCTATTAAGGTAGCCCTTGCAGTGGACAGACACCTTCCATTAAGTCTAATGTTTACGTGCAGATGTAGTGAATAATAAGACTAGCtctaagggcctgtactacaaagcctGATAATTGCATCCAggatttatctctgttagcgggcttcacctatcCAAACATTTTCCGTCAGAGAGACCCTGGACAACGAACCTCGATATCAAATCACttagttaaagcagaactaagtaacttgcacttggcgctccccctaaaggtcccttttggtgtTGTCACTGTCTTAAAAACTCTGCAGCATTAGTTTGTactgggctgccgtaaagcagtacgtcttgccaccgggtcagaGGCAGGGAAGTTgcgcaagtgctgttttctggcaagagacagcagggggaggtgaaagaccccccaatcaccccataaacacttgtattaccctcacagggactacgagaagaatttattaaggtgaaataGTTATTAAGTTATGCTTTAAGCAGGTTGATTTCAGACAGCCTACATGCACACTCTTGTGACAGGGGTGGAGACTGCAGTGTCAGACCATCACAAACTGTGTAGAGAAACTAACATTataattgaggaataattctttaaaaatatgaagaaataaaatccataattcagaccaagaacaacactgttgctgtagaaaaaaaagtagcaaggaatgaaatatttgtattttatattatcttataggactgaggctctctgcatcaccacagaatacatgaacAAATGAAATAACTAATTTATCGGTCTGAAAGCGTCCAAAAcacacaggctttatcagctgactaatgtaggtcagtccatcagatataaatctatatgtttccgACAAGATGTCATcaagtaaatgaaaggattgcatcaatgcCTAAACAATCTCTCTCTGATgacagcgtcacatcagatccacgtAGCGACGTGTCCACAGAATGTTCCGCCTTTTATTGGggaggtcgttttctaagagaacggattggtcaggaggcggggctttagtactcgctcagaacATATCCACTTCTTGACCTGGTCCTGaacaggttaggtgttcagcctaagttaccatggtgatttagcccggtaagaagttagccagtgtcgtagtacagcacatactgattaaatcccggaagttaacccaataagaggaaatccataTTCGTACTACATTCTCTAAGTAATTAAAAACCGTGACAAATATCTATTTTAACATTAAAGCATTACCGTGGCACTGTCTTGGTTTTGGTTGGTGGAACATGTTTCGTTGAAATCGGACTTTCTGCAGGCAGTTCTTGTCAAATTTGCTGTGATGCGGTACTTCATACCTGAAACAACCTATAAAGAGAGATAAGACATACAAATTaccatttctatttttatttttatttttttaataataataagtatgcACTGCAAGCAACAAAGAAAACTGGCTACCAAGCTATTCTCTGAAGATTTAAGCAACTTCAACATTTGGTAATCAGCTGACAGATTAGCAAGTTCTCAATTTAGTGCTATAAGGTACggtgaaactgaaaatgtactaACATCTTTTATTAACATTTCTCAGTCCGAAACAAATGGATCATTTTAAATTAACGTCTATCATCAGATTAAATGCATTTAACAAAGGGAggtgtaataatgtattttggcACCTCAGGTTTGGAACCAAATCGTGTCAGAAACATAAGTATAGGCGACAATTGCTGCCTCCAGTATGTTCCTCTTTTGTCTTGTTGCTAAATatagctttttttcttcttgtttagcTGAGTTAGTACTTAGTCATcatagagcaggggtcaccgTGGGCCCTCATGTatcatgtgaggggccctcaggaacTTTTAGTCACCAATGagttccatctaaaatctgatttactttcaaactgacaaagataaatacaggtgACAGATGTAAATAGTACTAATATTAGAGTTAACTACTGCTAATAACGTTATT
Protein-coding regions in this window:
- the LOC114476466 gene encoding glycine N-acyltransferase-like protein 3, yielding MKLLNRDELQFAEAALLTHLPKSYQVYGLLHCINRNKPNTLQVVVDTWPDFKVILCRPDPKNKNVLRFMKKVSCFCLDQEALKKVLTEENSVDWSTLFMFAALDTSYVPLIKEVSSIRELNSRYFTLVHLLFLPDVSGLVTPEVDRRLESRVSSLNHTHVDLVNKTWKFGGNQLGYNTIENLIINFPSCCILDEQDQPVSWILMYDYCAMGILYTLPEYRGRGYAKVVITTMAKKLASEGYPAYCFIEEDNKLSYKLFKNLGFIDDPSYRAAWLEIDPTHKD